GCCGAACAGTGGTTTGACGACGACGTCGCTTCCCAAAATCTCGAAGTGCTGCATCGCGGCTTCAGATGATTCACAAACGGCGGTCGCTGGCACAGGTAAGCCGGCAGCAGCCAGACGGGATGTGGTCAGATACTTGTCAACCGCGCATTCGATGGCGCGGGGCGAATTGAAAATGGTGACGCCCGCCTGTTCCATGCGGCCCAGCATATCCATACGGAAGATAACCTGTTCTAAAGAGCCAGGGGGCATCGTACGGATAATCAGGCAGTCAAACCGATTCAATTCGATCTGGTTTTGCTCAGCATCATAACTGAAGCACTGTTCCTGAGAAGTTCCCGAGATCAAAGAGGCCAGGTCACGGAATTCAATTTTGCATGCGTCATGTCCACGAGACTGAGCTGCTTGATGCAGTTGCTCGCAGTACCAGCTTCCCTGATTTCCCAGAATGGCAATCCGCACGAAACTGTTCCGTCAAAAAGAGGTCTGCAGAAACTTAGAAACCGAAACTGTGTCGTAAGAGTTCGGTATTCATCTGCCCGAACTGAAACACATTACCCGTATCGAGATTCTGAAAATTCACGACTGCCGGGCTGAAGAAACTGGGGTCGATTTCATAGAAATCGTGATTGGCTTCTTCGAAAACCTCCAGAAACGGCTTGCCGAAACAGGCAGCCGAATTGGAAGGAATTGTAGGGCCGATTTCCTGCAGTGATGCATCATCGCCGGTGACCCAGAGTGTGACCGCGCTTCCATAAAGAATGGAATCGTTAGTGCGTCCGATACCAGTCAGATGATCTTTCGCGACTGGTGCCAGTGGTGCCGATCCAAACCCGGCCTGCACGCGGTGTACATCAAACTTGCATTCGAACAGTTTATGCATGGCGGTTTCTACCGAACGCGAGATGACCTGGATATTGCCAGCAATACTCGAGGTGGGGGCTACAAGCAGAACGATATTTTGAGGGTCGATACCTGTTGCTTTCGAGATTTTTTCGACTACTGCCACGCCGGGAAGTGTATTCGCTTCGAGCACGCCGACCGTTTTTTCGGGTGACTCACCGAAGGCGAGGATGCGATACAGGTCTTCCACTTCCGCGGCTGCCCGCATCGGCCCGGATCCCATGGCGAAAAATTTCTCGACATC
This genomic interval from Gimesia alba contains the following:
- a CDS encoding ATP-grasp domain-containing protein, giving the protein MRIAILGNQGSWYCEQLHQAAQSRGHDACKIEFRDLASLISGTSQEQCFSYDAEQNQIELNRFDCLIIRTMPPGSLEQVIFRMDMLGRMEQAGVTIFNSPRAIECAVDKYLTTSRLAAAGLPVPATAVCESSEAAMQHFEILGSDVVVKPLFGSEGRGIFRISDPDLAYRSFRTLERTQAVIYLQKYIPHPGYDLRILILNGNVIGAIRRHGMNDFRTNISRQGQAEPHQPSEQEVELAVRAAELTQATFAGVDLLCPTDAPENLSLLEVNAVPGWRGFQSATNIDVAALVIEYLEQKRNNRPSV
- the mch gene encoding methenyltetrahydromethanopterin cyclohydrolase; translation: MSGVLNERACQLTERLLAKAGELKVIPHALENGAIVVDCGIETPAGIQAGLMLSRICMADLGQIQLVPGTLEGQPLPYLQVQTDHAVEACLLSQYAGWKIDVEKFFAMGSGPMRAAAEVEDLYRILAFGESPEKTVGVLEANTLPGVAVVEKISKATGIDPQNIVLLVAPTSSIAGNIQVISRSVETAMHKLFECKFDVHRVQAGFGSAPLAPVAKDHLTGIGRTNDSILYGSAVTLWVTGDDASLQEIGPTIPSNSAACFGKPFLEVFEEANHDFYEIDPSFFSPAVVNFQNLDTGNVFQFGQMNTELLRHSFGF